In a genomic window of Magnolia sinica isolate HGM2019 chromosome 14, MsV1, whole genome shotgun sequence:
- the LOC131225988 gene encoding peroxidase 5-like, translating into MAMLSTCLFFLLAILAMTHISSASLKVGHYRYTCPSAEAIVRQTVSKAVARNPGLGASLIRMHFHDCFVRGCDGSVLLDSTPGNPSEKQHPANNPSLRGFEVIDEAKAWIEAQCPHTVSCSDIIAFAARDSAYKLGGIDYAVPAGRRDGRVSVEAEVGQNLPPPSFNAQQLKENFERKGLSLDEMVTLSGAHSIGVSHCSSFVNRLYSFNATHPQDPSMDSKFAAYLKTRCPPSTTRNGQDPTVQLDMATPNRLDNKYYQNLKHHRGVLESDQTLLTSSSTSRMVRNNVKHQSAWAAKFAAAMVHMGSIDVLTGHQGEIRMNCRAVNF; encoded by the exons atggCCATGTTGAGCACTTGCCTCTTCTTCTTACTTGCTATCTTGGCCATGACCCATATCTCATCAGCATCACTGAAAGTGGGCCACTACCGATACACATGCCCATCTGCGGAGGCGATTGTACGACAGACAGTGAGCAAAGCTGTTGCTCGGAACCCGGGACTTGGCGCTAGCCTAATTAGGATGCATTTCCATGATTGCTTTGTTAGG GGCTGTGATGGTTCGGTCCTACTCGATTCGACGCCTGGAAACCCTTCTGAGAAACAGCATCCGGCCAACAATCCAAGCCTACGTGGATTTGAAGTGATCGACGAAGCGAAGGCTTGGATCGAAGCTCAATGCCCGCATACTGTCTCCTGCTCTGACATCATTGCCTTCGCGGCTCGTGATAGTGCCTACAAGCTTGGTGGCATTGACTACGCCGTGCCGGCGGGCCGCCGCGATGGAAGAGTCTCTGTTGAAGCTGAAGTCGGTCAAAATCTCCCCCCACCTTCCTTCAATGCCCAGCAACTCAAGGAGAACTTTGAGCGAAAAGGGTTGTCTCTGGATGAAATGGTGACACTCTCTGGGGCCCACTCCATCGGCGTTTCTCATTGTTCTTCCTTCGTGAATCGCCTCTACTCCTTCAATGCAACACACCCACAAGATCCTTCAATGGACAGCAAGTTCGCAGCCTACTTAAAAACCAGGTGTCCCCCTTCAACTACTAGAAACGGTCAAGATCCTACTGTGCAGCTTGACATGGCAACACCGAATCGCCTGGATAACAAGTACTACCAGAATTTGAAGCACCATAGAGGAGTATTGGAGTCAGATCAAACACTACTTACTAGCTCCTCGACATCGAGAATGGTGAGGAACAATGTGAAGCATCAGTCAGCATGGGCTGCAAAATTTGCAGCGGCCATGGTGCACATGGGGTCCATCGACGTTCTGACCGGCCACCAAGGAGAGATCAGGATGAACTGTAGGGCTGTGAACTTTTGA